DNA from Roseimicrobium sp. ORNL1:
AAGCACAGGTCATCCGCAATCGCCGCCGTGTGCGGCATGAAGTCACTCACCCACGCGCCGCTCTGTCCATGCTGCGCGAAGTTCGTGATGTTACTCAGCACTGGCCGCTCGGTCTGATTTCCCGTCATCGTGCTGAAGCGGCGTCCGCCCACCACCTCATCCGGGATTTGCTTCCCGTGCCACTCCTTGAGTTTTGGCTTGTAGTCGAAGAGCTCCACATGCGCCGGCGCCCCATTTTGCAGCAGGTAGATCACCCGCTTCGCCTTCGGCGCGAAATGCGGCAGTACCGGCGCAAGCTTATCCGGCAGGGTCGCAAATCCATCCCGCGTGAGTAGTGAACCCAGCGCTGCCGCCCCAAGCCCGTGCGCCGCCTTCCCAAACAGGGCACGGCGGGTCAAGCTGAGACGATGTGATGCAAACGGATCCATGGTTCTATTCTTTGGTCAGCGCCTCATCCAGATTCAGCACCAGCAGGCACACCGAGGTCCACGCCGCGTGCGTGCTCGCATCCAGCAAAGTGTCCCTTGGAGATTCTCCCACTTTAAGAAGCTTCTCCGCTTCGATCTTGTTCTCGTCGAACTGTGTCTTTAAATAGGCCACTCGCTGGAGAAGCACGCCTCGCTCATCCGCTGTTGCATCACGTGAGAGTACCAGACGGAAGGCGAGGTCCAGTCGTGCGGCATCATCCTTTTCCGCAAGCAACACCCGCTGGGCCAGCGCACGAGCTGCCTCCACATAGGTGACGTCATTCATCGTGATGAGCGCGTGCAGCGGTGTGTTCGTGCGGCTCACGTTCACAGAGCAGTACTGCCGTGCCGGATTGTCGAAAAGCATCGTGGGCCCCACGATGCGGCGCCAGAAGGTGTAGAGCGTGCGGCGATGCAGCGCGTCACCGGTGTCCGGCTTGTAGGTGATCTTGCCGAAGGTCGCCTCCTCCCAGATGCCCTCGGGCTGGTAGGTCTTCACCGGCGGACCACCAAGCGTCTCCTTCAGCAGACCGGAGGAAAACAGCGCCGCATCGCGAATCATCCACGAAGGCAGGCGATAGCGTGGCGCACGAGCGAGCAGGCGGTTCTCCGGATCCTTTTCCAGCAGGGCAGGGGAGACCGTGGAGGATTGCCGGTAGGTCGCACTCATCACCATGAGTTTGTGCAGCGCCTTCACGTCCCAGCCACTTTCCATGAAGTTCACGGCAAGCCAGTCGAGCAGTGGCTGGTGCACCGGCTTCTCGCCCTGCACGCCGAAGTCTTCCGCCGTCTTCACCAGGCCAATGCCAAACAGCGCCTGCCAGAAGCGATTCACGGTCACGCGTGCGGTGAGTGGGTTGCTTCGATCCACGAGCCACTGTGCGAGGCTCAGGCGGTTGCGTGGTGCATCCGCGGGCAGGGCAGGCAGCGCCGCAGGAGTGTTCGCCGTGACCTTCTCGGGTGTGGGCTTGTCGTACAGGCCTTTGGAAAGGATGAAGGTCTCGCGCGGCTTTGCGATGGTATCCATCACCATCACGCGCACGATCTTGTTGCTGACCTCATCCCGTCGCTTCACCGCACTACGAAGTGGTTTCAAGACGGCCACGTATTCCGTTTCATCCTTCAGGTCGGTCGTGATGCGGTCGATGAGACCGGTGGATCTCCGCACGGGAGCCTCCGCGAGCGAACTTGTTACATTGCTGGACAGGGATTTCGCGGCCGGTGATTCCGAAGCCGGCCTGCCCTTGGCACGAGGGAAGCGCGTCTCTTCAAACTTCTCCACGGCGGCTGCGGCGTCCTTCACCACCTTTTCCCGCTTCGCGAGTTCCTCCAGTTCGTCGCCACCGGCTACATCGAGCACAGGCGGCACTCCTCCCGTGCGTCCACCGCCTGCCCGGCCTTCTTCCGTGGTCTGGTTGAAAATGTCGTAGAGCCCGTAGTAGTCCCGCTGGGTGAGTTGGTCGAACTTGTGATCGTGGCACTTCGTGCACGCCATCGTGAGCCCCAGCCACACGGTCCCCGTCGTCTCCACGCGGTCGAACACATTCTCCACCCGAGTCTCTTCCGCGATGCGCCCGCCCTCGCCGTTGAACATGTGATTGCGATTGAATCCGGTGGCCAGACGCTGCTCCATGGTGGCATTGGGCAGCAGGTCACCCGCAATCTGCCAGACCGTGAACTGGTCATACGGCATGTTGTGATTGATGGCATTCACCACCCAATCCCGCCACGGCCACATGGTGCGTGTGGGGTCGCCCTGGTACCCATTCGTGTCTGCATAGCGCGCCGCATCCAGCCAGTCCCAGCTCCAGCGCTCGCCATAGCGAGGCGATTGCAGCAGGCGGTCCACCACCTTCTCATAAGCTTGCGGAGAGTCGTCTTTGAGAAAGGCATCTACTTCCTCCGGTGTCGGCGGTACTCCGGTGAGATCCAGCGTCACGCGGCGGAGGAGTGTTTGCTTCGATGCCTCCGGACTCGGTTGCAGCTTCTCCTGCACCAGCTTCGCGCGAATGAAGGCATCGATCGCATTCCCCGATTTGAAATTTGAAATCTCAAATTTCAAATCCTGTGCATCAGGCACCTTGGTCTTCTCCACCCGCTCAAACGCCCAGTGCTTGCCCCACACGGCGCCTTCATCGATCCAGCGCTTGAGCGTTTCTCTCTGCTGCGTGGTGAGCTTGCGATTGCTCTTCGGCGTTGGCATGACCTCATCCGGGTCATGGGTGAAGATGCGCTTGATGATTTCGCTCTCCGCGCTTTTGCCGGCGAGGATGGCCGTCACCCCGTCCTTGGTTTCCTTCGCCGCTTTCTCTTCGTCGAGCCGCAGGCCACCCTTGCGCTCATTCTTGTCCGGCCCGTGGCAGTGGTAGCAGTTATCACTGAGGATGGGCTGGATGTCGCGATTGAAGTCCAGCTTCTCCGCCGCGGGTGCAAAACAAGCCGAGCCCACGAGGACGAATCCCGTGAGCGTGAGGTGCTTTGCCAGCGACGAAGGCATTCCCCATCATACGCAGCCCCGAGGGGCTTCTACATGGGGAATGCTCTCAAGCGGATGGATCATTTGCCGCCACCAGAGGCAGGGGCGGGAGCCTCGGCCACACGGCGGCCGGCTTCATCGTCGAGGCGCAGCAGGCCGGCGGGGTCGTTGCCCACCAGTTCCAGGCGCTCGATCATGAGCAGCACGGTGCTTTCCTCCTCCACCTGCTCCTGAAGGAACCAGGCGAGGAACTGCAATGTGGCGAAGTCCTTCTCCTTCTGGGCCAGCTCGTACAGGTCATTGATTTGTCCCGTGACGAGTTGCTCGTTGGCGAAGGACGACCTGAAGGCATCCAGCGGGTGCGCGTCGTAGGAGGTCTTGGGCGCGTCGAGCGTGGCGAGCTCCACCCGGCCGTTGCGGTCGGAGAGGAAGTCATACAGCTTCATCGCGTGGCCATACTCCTCGGTGGCCTGGAGGCGCATCCACTTGGCAAAGCCCCGGTACGGCGTCGCGTCAAAGTGGACAGCCATGCCGAGGTAGTTGTAGTGTGCCTGCAGCTCATTCTTGATCTGGGCATTGATGGCTGCTTGGACGGAATTGGGGATGGGCATAATCGTCTAGAATTAGAATGATTCTAAGTTAGATGCCCTCGTGCACAATGCCAACGGAAATCACAGAAACTCTAGCCCCACCTTGCACTTCGTGGCCGACCACGGAGTGGCAGCAACGTGAGCATGCACATCGCGCTCGCGTGTCGGAGCATGCGGAGGCTTTCGTGTGCCGCCGCTCCGCGGGAGAGAAGCATCCCGTCTGGGACTTCCTCTTCACCTACTACAGCTTCTCTCCGGGTAAGCTGATGACGTGGTGTCCTGCCATGGAAGAGGCGCAGCGCGCCACGCAGGATAGTTTGCTATCGAACATCGACATGGTGACTTGGGAGTGGCCCCCGCTCAGCGACCGCATCCGCCGCGAAGCCGCGTGGATTGCCCAACTCTGTGGGAACATCGTGGGTCGCCCTGCACGTTTTGCCTGCCATGGCCTTCATGAGTGGGCCATGGTGTACAAGCAATCCGCGGAGCAGGTGCGTCACAACGGGTACGAATTGCGCATGGAGCCCGGCGAACTGGCTGCCTTCGTGGAAAGCCAGAACATCTGCTGCACGCACTACGATGCCTTCCGCTTCTACACCCCTGATGCGCGGCCGATGAATACCTTCAATCCGAGCTTCGGGACACGCCTGGAGATGGAGCAGGGCGGCTGCCTGCATGCGAACATGGACCTCTACAAGTGGGCCTACAAACTCTGGCCCTGGATCGGCAGCGATCTGGTGGCAGATGCCTTTGAAGTGGCTCTCTTCGGCCGCGCCATGGACATGCGCGCCAGTCCCTATGACTTGGAGGCCCTTGGCTTTCCTCCCATCCATATCGAAACGGAGGAGGGCAGGGCTGAATATCGCCGCTGCCAGCAGGAACTCGCGGTGAAAGCAGAGCCCGTGCGGCGCAGGCTGCAAGTAGCGGCAGCCTGGCTTGCTTCTGCTGCTTGAGCCAGGAAGCAGAGCAGACGCTTACGTGCGAGCCGGTTCCACCCTGCCCATGGCATCACCCAGGAGATTGATCGCGCGCCGAATGTCCTCCTTCGGTGCGCCGGTGCCGAAGGTGACGATGCGATCTGGCAACTGCAGCTCCCCATGATAGATGGGATTGGAGTTCATCCGCATGGATGTTTCCACGGACATGCGCTGTACCTCCGCCGGGTTCCATGTGTGCTTCACGACTCGGCGTCCGGAGGTGGCGATGACCGTGAGAGACTGCGCATCCGCGTGCAGCATTTTGATCGTGTTCCGTGCAATCCAGCCAAACCGGAACATGGCCATGCCAGTCAGCAGGGCGATGGACACCAAGAGGCACCAGAAGACGATGAACCCATTGAAGAAGTAGTAGAAGACCTTCGCATGCGGCTCCCAAGGCATCCACATGCTCAATCCTCCGCGCAGCATGAAGATGGCAATGGCCACGAAGAAGCCGCCAATGACGAGAACGATGGTCCCGACCCTCCTCGACTGTGAGCGTACGATCGTGTGATCCGATCCCCGCTCCATCTCCAGCTTTCCATGGCGCCATTCGCTGAGGAGCTTCGAATCGGGTGGTGGATTAGTGGCAGAGCTTAGCCCCAGTGCCTGTCGTATTTCCTGGCACAGCCAGGCTTTCTCCTGAGGCTCAAGCATACTGCCAAACACCATCCTGCCCCGCTTCGCTTTCACTTCGATGGCATAGACGGGGCGGTTGTTTTCTATGTAGATGCAAGTGAGTCGGGCGCTCACGATGACATCGCGTTGGAGGATTTTGCGTCTGGTGAAACCAAGGAAATGGCGTGTGTACACCACCTCCCTCGAATCCACTTCCAAGGTGTGGCGTGCCAGGGAGGCCCGCAGCCCGGCGTAGAGGAGCCCCACGCCAATCAACGGGAATATCAGCGGGACGAATGCCTTCGCGGTGACCTTGGGAGCGTCCAGCGAGTGCGTGAGCGACAGGGCACAAAGAGTGAGAGTCAAGGCCAGCCACAGCGAGGAAAAGGTCAGCAGGAAATTCCACCCTCCCTTCGCGGGAACCTCCCAGCGGCGTCCGTTTGCCGTGCTGTCTGCCACGATGCGGGTGTGGAGAGGTTGCTCGATGAGCTCTTCTGTCTCGGCAAGCTTCGTTTCCTCAGTCTCCCTCGGATGCTTGAACTTGAGGTAGGAGGAGATGGGTGCGTAGCCCCTGCACTCCGAACATGGCATCACTTCCTCCCAGAGCAGACCTGCCTGAACACGTGCCGGGAGGGTGGCTTCGCATGTTGGGCAATGAAACTGCGCCTTGGCCCGGCGCAGGGACCGGTTGGCGAACCACGCAAAAATGCGGCGGCACCAGGACGGGATCAGTTCTACAGACATGCGGGCAAACTCCGCACTCATGGAAGCGGGAATTCCACCTCATGGCAACAGTCGTCATGTGGCCACTGTTGCGCTGCCGTCCCCTGCAGACTTACCCCACCCTGCCGCCCAGCGAAAGAATGCGGGCCTTGCCCTTGGCGTCTTCCGCTTCGGCGATCTGGCCATTCTTCACATACATCTGTGAGAGCGCCGTCCACGCCAGCAGATCGTTGGGATTGATCGTCGTGGCCATCAATCCCGCACCGATGGCTTCTTTGATGCTTCCAGACTTCATCAGCGCCATGCCAAGGGCGTGCCAGCCATCAAAAAACTGGGGGTCAACCTCCACGCTGCGGCGGTACAGCTTCACCGCCTCCTCCAGCTCACCCACAGCCACCAACCCGCTGGCCTCGTCATAGAGAGCGTCTCTTTCGATCGATTCGCTCATCAGATGAAGGGCGGTGGGGGGAAAGCTGAAGGTGGAGCCGGCTTCCCCCCAGTGTGAGTGAGTGGGGGAAAGCGGTGGCGACTATCGCTCTTTGTCGACCGCGACCTGCAGCAAGGTGTCAACCTTGATGTGGGCGTTCCGGTGTTGCTCTTCAAACCAGGAGCGGAAGATGTCCTGCTGCGCCATCCGGTCGAGAGAATTGGCGATCATGGTTTTGGTCGAGGCACCCTCAGGGCTCTTGCGCAGTTCCTTGGACAGCACGAAGAGCAGCAGCACTCCGTTTTCAGAGTCCAGGAGTTCCTTGGCAAAGGTTCCCGGAGCGGTGAACTGGGCGCCCCTGGCGATGGCATAGCCGATGCTCAGGTCGGTCGGAGGATTGGCTGCGGAGAATTCAGCAAGCACCTGAGGAGCCAGTCCGGCTTCCTTGGCAGCGTCTGCAAAGGACTTTCCACCCTTGATGGCTGCTTCCAGCTTGGCGCGGGCTTCGTTCGCGGCCTTGGTCATTGCTTCCGTAGCCCTCTGGTGCACGAGCACATCGCGAATCTTGTCCTTCACATCCTTCAATTCCTGGGGCTTGGGCTCCTCCACGGCGGTCACCTGGAAGAAGGCATAACCCTTTGCGGTTTGCACCGGATCGCTGATGGGGGTGAGCTTGGGATCGTTGCGGAAGATGGCCATCAGCAGGTTGGTTTCCGATTTGATTTCCTCCGGCGGAGCGCTCAGCGCGAACGCGGCAATCTGGCGGACTTCCCCCTTTGCAGCGGTGGCTTCGGCCGCGAGATTGACCTTCGGATCCAGCACTTTCTCGGCGAACTTCTGCACTCGCTCCTGGTATTCGTGTTGGGCCTTCACGGTACTCTCCGCGTTCATGGCGGCGGTGTCAGGCTTGGGCATCACCACCAGGGTCACGGCGCGCTTTTCTTCCGTCTTGTAGCCGTCCTTGTTCTCTTCGAAGTACTTCTTGATGTCGTCTTCGCTGATCTCGACCTTCTTTTTGAAGTCTTCCAGGGGGAAGGGGATGGTGGCAGCCTTGATGGTGCTGAAACCGGCGGCGTAGTACCGATCCGCGATGCCAGGGCCGGACACCACGTTTCCTGCCACGATTTGGTGAAGGCGCTGCAGGCCAAGGGAGTCGCGGATCACTTGATAGAGTT
Protein-coding regions in this window:
- a CDS encoding tetratricopeptide repeat protein, coding for MSESIERDALYDEASGLVAVGELEEAVKLYRRSVEVDPQFFDGWHALGMALMKSGSIKEAIGAGLMATTINPNDLLAWTALSQMYVKNGQIAEAEDAKGKARILSLGGRVG
- a CDS encoding SurA N-terminal domain-containing protein, with protein sequence MLEFLRRQSKPIMIAVAAIIIIAFTFWSGTGKGRTGGIGHDSTALTVHGRDYTFMEFSRLQRAFQLASELGLPGVTEAFATDVVGLHYEHGNTNTRRPLMFDKAPVDFGINLLVLRRALDQYGIHASDAEVQQAFQKLPAFSSNGQYNPELARQAEDYIRREFSQEELYQVIRDSLGLQRLHQIVAGNVVSGPGIADRYYAAGFSTIKAATIPFPLEDFKKKVEISEDDIKKYFEENKDGYKTEEKRAVTLVVMPKPDTAAMNAESTVKAQHEYQERVQKFAEKVLDPKVNLAAEATAAKGEVRQIAAFALSAPPEEIKSETNLLMAIFRNDPKLTPISDPVQTAKGYAFFQVTAVEEPKPQELKDVKDKIRDVLVHQRATEAMTKAANEARAKLEAAIKGGKSFADAAKEAGLAPQVLAEFSAANPPTDLSIGYAIARGAQFTAPGTFAKELLDSENGVLLLFVLSKELRKSPEGASTKTMIANSLDRMAQQDIFRSWFEEQHRNAHIKVDTLLQVAVDKER
- a CDS encoding PSD1 and planctomycete cytochrome C domain-containing protein; this encodes MPSSLAKHLTLTGFVLVGSACFAPAAEKLDFNRDIQPILSDNCYHCHGPDKNERKGGLRLDEEKAAKETKDGVTAILAGKSAESEIIKRIFTHDPDEVMPTPKSNRKLTTQQRETLKRWIDEGAVWGKHWAFERVEKTKVPDAQDLKFEISNFKSGNAIDAFIRAKLVQEKLQPSPEASKQTLLRRVTLDLTGVPPTPEEVDAFLKDDSPQAYEKVVDRLLQSPRYGERWSWDWLDAARYADTNGYQGDPTRTMWPWRDWVVNAINHNMPYDQFTVWQIAGDLLPNATMEQRLATGFNRNHMFNGEGGRIAEETRVENVFDRVETTGTVWLGLTMACTKCHDHKFDQLTQRDYYGLYDIFNQTTEEGRAGGGRTGGVPPVLDVAGGDELEELAKREKVVKDAAAAVEKFEETRFPRAKGRPASESPAAKSLSSNVTSSLAEAPVRRSTGLIDRITTDLKDETEYVAVLKPLRSAVKRRDEVSNKIVRVMVMDTIAKPRETFILSKGLYDKPTPEKVTANTPAALPALPADAPRNRLSLAQWLVDRSNPLTARVTVNRFWQALFGIGLVKTAEDFGVQGEKPVHQPLLDWLAVNFMESGWDVKALHKLMVMSATYRQSSTVSPALLEKDPENRLLARAPRYRLPSWMIRDAALFSSGLLKETLGGPPVKTYQPEGIWEEATFGKITYKPDTGDALHRRTLYTFWRRIVGPTMLFDNPARQYCSVNVSRTNTPLHALITMNDVTYVEAARALAQRVLLAEKDDAARLDLAFRLVLSRDATADERGVLLQRVAYLKTQFDENKIEAEKLLKVGESPRDTLLDASTHAAWTSVCLLVLNLDEALTKE
- a CDS encoding ferritin; translated protein: MPIPNSVQAAINAQIKNELQAHYNYLGMAVHFDATPYRGFAKWMRLQATEEYGHAMKLYDFLSDRNGRVELATLDAPKTSYDAHPLDAFRSSFANEQLVTGQINDLYELAQKEKDFATLQFLAWFLQEQVEEESTVLLMIERLELVGNDPAGLLRLDDEAGRRVAEAPAPASGGGK